Proteins encoded together in one Sinorhizobium sp. B11 window:
- the lpdA gene encoding dihydrolipoyl dehydrogenase — MKEIVCKLLVIGAGPGGYVCAIRAGQLGVDTVIVEARKPGGTCLTVGCIPSKALIHAAEEFDATQRMLAGKNAMGIRVEGASIDLTKMIGWKDGIVGRLTSGVSGLLQKARVKIVHGRAHFRDGKTVEVETETGQQIIRAETVVIATGSDPVELPNLPFGGRVISSTEALSLRELPKNLVVVGGGYIGLELGIAFQKMGSQVTVVEATQQVLPLYDAELVRPVMRKMTERGILLLTGAKAIGLSDAGEGLIVETPDNRQQTLAADRILVTVGRRPRTAGSGLEELDLDRAGPFLRIDDRCRTSMRGIYAIGDVTGEPMLAHRAMAQGEMVAEIVAGKKRAWDKRCIPAICFTDPEIVSAGLSPAEARSQGYEIKTGQFPFSANGRAMTMLSEDGFVRVVARADTNLVLGLQAVGAGVSELSAAFALAIEMGARLEDIAGTIHAHPTRSEAVMEAALKALGNALHI; from the coding sequence ATGAAAGAGATTGTTTGCAAGCTCCTCGTCATCGGCGCCGGTCCCGGTGGTTATGTCTGCGCCATCCGCGCTGGCCAGTTGGGAGTCGATACCGTCATCGTCGAGGCCCGCAAGCCGGGCGGCACCTGCCTGACGGTCGGCTGCATTCCTTCCAAGGCGCTAATCCACGCGGCCGAGGAATTCGATGCCACCCAGCGCATGCTGGCGGGCAAGAACGCGATGGGCATCCGCGTCGAAGGCGCCTCCATCGATCTGACGAAGATGATCGGCTGGAAAGACGGTATCGTCGGTCGGCTGACGAGCGGCGTCTCCGGCCTGTTGCAGAAGGCGCGCGTGAAGATCGTCCACGGTCGCGCGCATTTCCGCGATGGCAAGACGGTCGAGGTGGAAACGGAGACGGGCCAGCAGATCATCCGCGCCGAGACCGTCGTCATCGCGACTGGCTCCGATCCCGTAGAGCTTCCGAACTTGCCTTTCGGCGGTCGGGTCATCTCTTCCACCGAGGCATTGTCGCTGAGGGAGTTGCCGAAGAACCTTGTCGTCGTCGGCGGCGGTTACATTGGGCTGGAACTCGGGATCGCATTTCAGAAAATGGGATCGCAGGTAACAGTGGTCGAGGCAACCCAGCAGGTCCTGCCGCTATATGACGCGGAACTCGTGCGGCCCGTCATGCGCAAGATGACTGAACGCGGCATTCTTCTATTGACCGGTGCAAAGGCGATCGGCCTTTCCGATGCCGGCGAAGGGCTTATTGTCGAAACGCCCGATAACCGACAGCAGACGCTTGCCGCGGACCGCATTCTCGTCACTGTCGGCCGCCGTCCGAGAACGGCGGGATCGGGGCTCGAAGAACTCGATCTCGACCGCGCCGGCCCCTTCCTCAGGATCGACGATCGCTGCCGCACCTCCATGCGTGGCATCTATGCCATCGGCGATGTCACAGGTGAACCGATGCTCGCGCATCGGGCGATGGCGCAAGGGGAGATGGTCGCCGAGATCGTTGCCGGAAAGAAGCGGGCCTGGGACAAACGCTGCATCCCCGCAATCTGCTTCACCGATCCGGAAATCGTCAGCGCCGGCCTGTCGCCGGCAGAGGCGCGTAGCCAGGGATATGAGATCAAAACCGGCCAGTTTCCCTTCAGCGCCAATGGCCGCGCCATGACCATGCTCTCCGAAGACGGCTTCGTGCGGGTGGTGGCGCGGGCCGATACCAACCTCGTTCTCGGCCTGCAGGCGGTTGGCGCAGGTGTATCCGAACTCTCGGCCGCCTTCGCGCTCGCCATCGAAATGGGCGCACGGTTGGAGGATATTGCCGGTACAATCCATGCGCACCCGACCCGCAGCGAGGCTGTGATGGAGGCAGCGCTGAAGGCACTTGGCAACGCGCTTCATATATAG
- a CDS encoding LacI family DNA-binding transcriptional regulator has product MHGEPSKPITARELARMLGVSQSAVSRAFTPGASIAADLRERILKYAAEVDYQPNAIASMLSKSRTNIIGIVVSDMQNPFYPGLIEKLSRALQRIGLQSLLFNIAKGSNLEEQLSALRRYNVDAVIVISATILSGATLSWATEGRPAILINRVIEETNLSCVACNNVEGARAIADHFHKQGARRVAYVAGLSHTTTNRERQNGFVTRIAELGMTLSAQIEGREYSYHAGRTAALEIAAKKSTDAIFFANDILAIGGIDALREEAGCRVPDDVLVAGFDDIPMAGWPHYNLTTFRQPVDEIVRVVVEMIEGDTSALLRAATTIRLSGELVERRSTGVEQKAR; this is encoded by the coding sequence TTGCACGGGGAACCGTCAAAGCCGATTACGGCCCGCGAGCTCGCGCGCATGCTTGGCGTCAGCCAATCGGCAGTCTCGCGTGCCTTCACACCAGGCGCAAGCATCGCAGCCGATCTGCGCGAGCGAATTCTGAAATATGCGGCAGAAGTCGACTATCAGCCGAATGCGATCGCCAGCATGCTCTCGAAGAGCCGCACGAACATCATCGGCATCGTCGTCTCCGACATGCAGAACCCCTTCTACCCGGGCCTGATCGAAAAACTCTCCCGCGCACTGCAGCGCATCGGCCTGCAGAGCCTGCTCTTCAACATCGCCAAGGGGTCCAATCTAGAGGAGCAGCTTTCGGCATTGCGACGCTACAATGTCGATGCGGTTATCGTCATTTCCGCAACGATCCTGTCGGGCGCGACGCTGAGCTGGGCGACGGAAGGCCGGCCGGCCATCCTGATCAACCGCGTCATCGAAGAGACGAACCTCAGCTGTGTTGCCTGCAACAATGTCGAAGGCGCGCGTGCCATTGCAGATCATTTTCACAAGCAAGGCGCTCGCAGGGTTGCCTATGTCGCCGGCCTCAGTCACACGACCACCAATCGGGAAAGGCAGAACGGCTTCGTCACGCGCATTGCCGAGCTCGGCATGACGCTGAGCGCACAGATCGAGGGGCGGGAATACAGCTATCATGCCGGCCGCACGGCCGCCCTTGAAATCGCCGCGAAGAAAAGCACCGACGCCATTTTCTTCGCCAACGACATTCTGGCGATCGGCGGCATTGATGCACTCCGGGAGGAGGCCGGCTGCCGTGTTCCCGACGATGTCTTGGTTGCAGGTTTCGACGACATTCCGATGGCCGGCTGGCCGCACTACAATCTCACCACTTTCCGCCAACCCGTCGACGAAATCGTACGCGTCGTCGTCGAAATGATCGAGGGTGATACGTCGGCGCTTCTGAGGGCCGCGACGACGATCCGCCTTTCCGGAGAGCTTGTCGAGCGGCGCTCGACTGGCGTCGAGCAAAAGGCCCGGTAA